The Bradyrhizobium sp. B097 genome contains the following window.
GCCGAAGGCCCCGATGACATGCCGGCGCATATCAAGACCATGCTGACGACGACCTCGCTGCAGGTCCCGGTGCTCGACGGCGAGATGGCGCTCGGCACCTGGCAGGGCATCTATCTGATCGAGCATCGCGCCCATCCGCACCGGCGCGAGATCGTGCTGCAATTCATCGGCGCGACCAGAAGCTGATCGCAAATCGCGCGCAAAAATGAAACCGGCCGCGGAGCGCTCCGCGGCCGGTTCGTCGAAAGGTGTCAGCCGATCAGGTCTTGCTGATGTCTACGTTTTTGGTCTCCGGCAGGAAGATCGCGCCGACCACCGCGGTAATGGCCGCGAAGATAATCGGATACCAGAGGCCGGCATAGATATCGCCGGTTGAGGCCACGATCGCGAACGCCGTCGCCGGCAACAACCCGCCGAACCAGCCGTTACCAATGTGATAGGGCAGCGACATCGAGGTGTAGCGGATCTTGGTCGGGAACAACTCGACCAGCATCGCGGCAATCGGGCCGTACACCATGGTGACGAAGATCACCAGGATGAACAGCAAGCCGATCACAGCCGCGACCTGCGGGCGGAAGATGTCGAACGGATGCGACATCTTCACGATGCCGGCGTCGCCTGCTTTCGGATAGCCGGCGGCGGCCACAGCGGCGGTGATCGCCGCATTGCCGTCTTTGGCGTTGGCATAGGGGACGTCCTTGCCGTTGACGACGACCTTCACGCCGGAGCCGGCCGCGCCATACGTCGTCGAGTACTTGACCGACGATTGGGCGAGGAAGGCGCGGGCCGTGTCGCAGGGCGCGGTGAACACGCGGGTGCCGACCGGGTTGAACAGGTCGCCGCAGCCTGCGGGATCGGCAACCACCTCGACCTTGGCCGATTCGATCGCCTTCTCCAGCGCCGGGTTGGCGTTGGAAGAGATCATCTTGAAGATCGGAATGAAGGTCAGCGCCGCGATCGCGCAGCCTGCCAGGATGATCGGCTTGCGTCCGATCCGGTCGGACAGCGCGCCGAACACGACGAAGAAGCCGGTGCCAAACAGCAACGACCAGGCGATCAGAAGGTTCGCGGTGTAGCCGTCGACCTTGAGGATCGATTGCAGGAAGAACAGCGCGTAGAACTGGCCGGTGTACCACACCACGCCCTGACCCATGGTGCCGCCGAGCAGCGCCAGGAGCACGATCTTGGCGTTGCCCCAGTTGGCGAAGGCCTCCGTCAGCGGCGCCTTCGAACTCTTGCCCTCGTCCTTCATGCGCTGGAACACCGGCGATTCATTCAGCCGCAGCCGGATCCAGACCGAGATGCCGAGCAGCAGCACCGACACCAGGAACGGAATCCGCCAGCCCCAGTCCGCGAAATCCTTCTCGCCGGTGATCGACCGGGTGAACAGGATCACCAGCAGCGACAGGAACAGGCCGAGCGTTGCCGTGGTCTGGATGAACGAGGTGTAATAGCCGCGCCTGCCGTTAGGCGCGTGCTCGGCGACGTAGGTCGCCGCACCGCCATACTCACCGCCGAGCGCGAGGCCCTGCAGGAGGCGCAGCGAAATCAGGATGATCGGCGCCGCGAGGCCGATGGTCTTGGCGCTGGGCAACAGGCCGACGATGAAGGTCGACAGGCCCATGATCAGGATGGTGACCAAGAAGGTGTATTTGCGGCCGACGATGTCGCCGACCCGGCCGAACACGATGGCGCCGAACGGACGCACCAGGAAGCCTGCGGCGAAGGCCAGCAACGCGAAGATGTCGCGGGTCGCCGGGGGGTAGTCGGAGAAGAACTGCGCGCCGATGATGCCGGCCAGTGAACCGTAGAGATAGAAATCGTACCACTCGAACACGGTGCCGAGCGACGACGCCAGGATGACGAAACGCTCATCCTTCGTCATGCCGGCGGGCCGCGCCGAAGTTGCAGTCATAGTGGACATCTGGATTGCTCCCCCCGAATTATTGTTGCCATGCGAGCCCCGCCTGGCCGACTAGGCTCGAACGAGCCTGGGCTTCATTCGAGGGTAACATCGCAGTGAAACCCGCCCCAATAAGACTTTTGGCTTTTGCACGCTTGAACTTATCTTCGAGGGGTAGAATGGAATGGAACGTCCCCGCGTGCGTCTGTTGCGGCGCACAAGCTCGGCGGGTTAACTGCGTTGGCATCTGGTATTATCAAGGGCTTGCGTGATACTGCCACGCGGGCGACAACCGAACGGCGCGGGCTTGCCAAAGCCCGCTTGTGGGACTGAGATGACTGCTGCCGCCAATACTCATCTTGTCATTGCCGACGACCATCCGCTGTTCCGCGATGCGTTGCGTCAGGCGGTGTCCAGCGTCGTGAGTTCGGCCACGATCAGCGAGGCCGGATCGTTCGAGGATCTGACCGCGCTGTTGGAACGGGACTCCGAGGTCGACCTGATCCTGCTCGATTTGAGCATGCCGGGGATCAGCGGCTTTTCCGGCCTGATCTATCTGCGGGCGCAGTATCCGGCGATTCCGGTGGTCATCGTCTCCGCCAGTGACGATGCCGGAACCATCCGCCGCTCGCTCGATTTCGGCGCCTCCGGTTTCATCCCCAAACGCTTCGGCGTCGAGACGCTGCGTGACGCCATCATGAAGGTGATGGAGGGCGACGTCTGGGTTCCGCCGGATACGGATCTGTCAGCGGCCGGCGATCCCGACATGACGCGGCTGCGCGACCGTCTGGTGACGCTGACCCCGCAGCAGGTGCGGGTGCTGATGATGCTGTCCGAGGGGCTGCTCAACAAGCAAATCGCCTACGAGCTCGGCGTCTCCGAGGCGACCATAAAGGCCCATGTCTCGGCCATCCTGCAGAAGCTCGGCGTCGAAAGCCGCACCCAGGCCGTGATCGCCGCCGCCAAGATCGCCGGCGGCCAGTGGCGCCAGGGCACGCCGTCGAGCTAGTCATCGCCGCGCCCTTCGTTCCGTCACCCTGAGGAGCGCGCTCTTGCGCGCGTCTCGAAGGGTCGACGGCCACCAGTCGGGCCGTGCATCCTTCGAGGCTCGCTCCGCTCGCACCTCAGAGTCTGACTCCAAATGAGCTGAGTATTTTCAGGGCGTAGCGAGGCGTCGGGTCAAGAGTCTGAGATGGGCTACGAGGAGCCAGGCGACCTCAGTTGAGGCGGAGCCCTCGAAATCTCTGGAGAGGCGGCGACACCTGCCGAACCACGCGAAGGTGCGCTCGACGACCCAGCGTCGTGGTAAGAGCTGGAAGCCTTTGACCCCAGGCGGCCGCTGAACGATCTCAATGGTCCATGGCCCGCAATGGGAGAGCGCGCCAACAAGCTGCTTTCCGCGATAAACCCGGTCAGCAAAGACATGACGCAGTTTCGGAAAGCGCTCTCGCACGCGCTCCAGTAGGGGGACTGCACCATGCACGTCCTGAACATTGGCTGGGTGAACGTGGACGGCCAGCAAGAGACCGTTGGTATCGGTGACGATGTGCCGCTTACGTCCGTTAACACGTTTGCCCGGATCGAAGCCGCGCGGGCCGCCGGCTTGTGTCGTCGAAGCGCTCTGACTGTCGATGACGGCCGCCGTCGGTGTCGGCTTGCGGCCGAGTTTGCGCCGTGCCTGTCGGACCAGAGCCTTCACGATCCTGTGCCATCGGCGAGTATCGCGCCAAGTATAGAAATAACCTTGCACCGTCGAGTACGGCGGGAACTCCCGCGGCAGAGCGCGCCATTGGCAGCCGGTGGACAGAATGAACAAAATGGCCTCGACCACCTTGCGCAGATCAACCTTCCGCGGGCGGCCCAATCGACGCCGACCCGGCAACTTCCTGGCTATCAGACGCCACTCCGCGTCGGTCATGTCGCTTGCATAGCGCAGTCCGTTCCGC
Protein-coding sequences here:
- a CDS encoding MFS transporter, which encodes MTKDERFVILASSLGTVFEWYDFYLYGSLAGIIGAQFFSDYPPATRDIFALLAFAAGFLVRPFGAIVFGRVGDIVGRKYTFLVTILIMGLSTFIVGLLPSAKTIGLAAPIILISLRLLQGLALGGEYGGAATYVAEHAPNGRRGYYTSFIQTTATLGLFLSLLVILFTRSITGEKDFADWGWRIPFLVSVLLLGISVWIRLRLNESPVFQRMKDEGKSSKAPLTEAFANWGNAKIVLLALLGGTMGQGVVWYTGQFYALFFLQSILKVDGYTANLLIAWSLLFGTGFFVVFGALSDRIGRKPIILAGCAIAALTFIPIFKMISSNANPALEKAIESAKVEVVADPAGCGDLFNPVGTRVFTAPCDTARAFLAQSSVKYSTTYGAAGSGVKVVVNGKDVPYANAKDGNAAITAAVAAAGYPKAGDAGIVKMSHPFDIFRPQVAAVIGLLFILVIFVTMVYGPIAAMLVELFPTKIRYTSMSLPYHIGNGWFGGLLPATAFAIVASTGDIYAGLWYPIIFAAITAVVGAIFLPETKNVDISKT
- a CDS encoding response regulator transcription factor, translating into MTAAANTHLVIADDHPLFRDALRQAVSSVVSSATISEAGSFEDLTALLERDSEVDLILLDLSMPGISGFSGLIYLRAQYPAIPVVIVSASDDAGTIRRSLDFGASGFIPKRFGVETLRDAIMKVMEGDVWVPPDTDLSAAGDPDMTRLRDRLVTLTPQQVRVLMMLSEGLLNKQIAYELGVSEATIKAHVSAILQKLGVESRTQAVIAAAKIAGGQWRQGTPSS
- a CDS encoding IS5 family transposase, producing MPWTKITRAQYLRNGLRYASDMTDAEWRLIARKLPGRRRLGRPRKVDLRKVVEAILFILSTGCQWRALPREFPPYSTVQGYFYTWRDTRRWHRIVKALVRQARRKLGRKPTPTAAVIDSQSASTTQAGGPRGFDPGKRVNGRKRHIVTDTNGLLLAVHVHPANVQDVHGAVPLLERVRERFPKLRHVFADRVYRGKQLVGALSHCGPWTIEIVQRPPGVKGFQLLPRRWVVERTFAWFGRCRRLSRDFEGSASTEVAWLLVAHLRLLTRRLATP